A segment of the Streptomyces pactum genome:
GACCGTGCGGAGCTTGCCGTAGACGAGCTTGTCGAAGACCTTGTGCTTGATCTTCAGGCCGACGGACGGGCCCGACGGGGTGTCCAGGGCCTTGCTGTACGCGATCGCCGTGTCGGCGGCCTTGTCGAAGATCCCGCCCTTGCCGTCGGCCTGCGCCTTGGCGCGCGCCGAGTTGTAGACCTTCTCGAAGACGCGCGGCACGCCGAGGATCAGCGTGGGCCGGAACGCGGCCAGCTCGTCGGTGAGGTTCTTGATGTCGGGGACGCAGCCCAGCTTGATCGGCGCGATCATCGGCGCGACCTGCACCAGGCGCCCGAAGACGTGCGCGAGGGGGAGGAAGAGGAGGACGGAGCACTCGCCCGTGCGGAACAGCGGGCGCAGCCGCTCGACGACGTTGCCGCACTCGGCGAAGAAGCTGCGGTGGGTGAGCACACAGCCCTTGGGCCGGCCGGTGGTGCCGGAGGTGTAGACGATGGTCGCCGGATCGTCGGCCTTCGCGATCGAGCCGCGCTCCTCGACGGTGCGGTCCGTGACGTCCTGGCCCAGCCGCCCCAGTTCCTCCACGGCCCCCGCGTCGATCTGCCAGACGTGCTTGAGGGCGGGCAACCGCTCGCGCACCGACTCGACCGCGGCGGCGTGCCCGGCCGACTCCACGACGCACGCCGTGGCACCCGAGTCGCTGAGGATCCACCGCACCTGCTCCGGCGAGCTGGTCTCGTACACCGGCACGGTGATCGCGCCCGCGCACCAGATCGCGAAGTCCAGCAGCGTCCACTCGTAGCGCGTGCGGGACATCAGGCCGACCCGGTCGCCCGGCTGGACGCCGGAGGCGATCAGGCCCTTGGCGGCGGCCCGCACCTCGGTGAGGAAGTCGCGGGCGGTCACGTCCTGCCACGCGCCGGCCACCTTGCGGGAGATGACGGCGACGTCCGGGTGCTGCGCGGCGTTTCTGCGGACGATGTCGGTCAGATTTCCGTCCGCAGGGACCTCGTACAAAGCCGGAAGGCTGAACTCGCGCAAGACTGCTGCTCCTCATAAGGCGCCGGCGCCACGACGTTGTGCGATGCGACGGTGCGGTCCAAGGCTCGGGCAAGTGCTCGGACATCACATGCCGATCACATGTCGGAAGCACATGACGATTCACATGTTGAAATCCAGAGCACGACTGGACTGCCCGGACGTTACCCGCCGGTATGCCTTCTCCGACAGGGGGTCCCCGCGAGATGTTCGCTGCGTCACACGGATGGGGTTTCCTTTGCGCACAGTAGTCGACGGATCAACCGACCAGCCAGTAACCGCAGGTCCGGCCGCCGCTGTTCACCTGAGGCGCGCGCTGCTTACGCTTGATCGCCATGGCACCCACACCGCCCGGTAACAAGAGGACGCGCGTCCATGTGATCAGCGACGTCCATGGCAACGCCCGCGACCTGGTCAGGGCCGGCGAGGGCGCCGACGCCCTGGTCTGCCTCGGGGACCTGGTCCTCTTCCTCGACTACGCCGACCACACGCGCGGCATCTTCCCCGACCTGTTCGGCGCCGCGAACGCCGACCGCATCGTCGAGCTGCGCACCGCCCGCCGCTTCGCGGAGGCACGGGAGTTCGGGGCCCGGCTGTGGGCGGAGGCCGGCGGGGACCGGGCGGCGTTGATCGAGGGCGCGGTGCGCAAGCAGTACGCCGAGATGTTCGCCGCCTTTCCCACCCCGACGTACGCCACCTACGGCAACGTCGACATGCCGCCCCTGTGGCGCGAGTACGCCGGGCCCGGCACCACGGTCCTCGACGGCGAGCGGGTGGAGATCGGCGGCCGGGTCTTCGGCTTCGTCGGCGGCGGCCTGCGCACGCCGATGCGCACGCCGTACGAGATCGGTGACGAGGAGTACGCCGCGAAGATCGAGGCCGTCGGCGAGGTGGACGTGCTGTGCACGCACATCCCGCCGGAGGTCCCGGAGCTGGTCTACGACACGGTGGCGCGGCGCTTCGAGCGGGGCAGCCGCGCGCTGCTGGACGCGATCCGCCGCACGCGTCCCCGCTACGCCCTGTTCGGGCACGTGCACCAGCCGCTGGTGCGGCGGATGCGGATCGGGGCGACCGAGTGCGTGAACGTAGGGCACTTCGCGTCGACG
Coding sequences within it:
- a CDS encoding AMP-dependent synthetase/ligase; translated protein: MREFSLPALYEVPADGNLTDIVRRNAAQHPDVAVISRKVAGAWQDVTARDFLTEVRAAAKGLIASGVQPGDRVGLMSRTRYEWTLLDFAIWCAGAITVPVYETSSPEQVRWILSDSGATACVVESAGHAAAVESVRERLPALKHVWQIDAGAVEELGRLGQDVTDRTVEERGSIAKADDPATIVYTSGTTGRPKGCVLTHRSFFAECGNVVERLRPLFRTGECSVLLFLPLAHVFGRLVQVAPMIAPIKLGCVPDIKNLTDELAAFRPTLILGVPRVFEKVYNSARAKAQADGKGGIFDKAADTAIAYSKALDTPSGPSVGLKIKHKVFDKLVYGKLRTVLGGRGEYAISGGAPLGERLGHFFRGIGFTVLEGYGLTESCAATAFNPWDRQKIGTVGQPLPGSVVRIADDGEVLLHGEHLFKEYWNNPDATAEALADGWFHTGDIGTLDEDGYLRITGRKKEIIVTAGGKNVAPAVIEDRIRAHALVAECMVVGDGRPFVGALVTIDEEFLGRWCADHGKPAGSTAASLRDDPDLLAAVQSAIDDGNSAVSKAESVRKFRVLSAQFTEDSGHLTPSLKLKRNVVAKDYVDEIEAIYAK
- a CDS encoding metallophosphoesterase family protein; translation: MAPTPPGNKRTRVHVISDVHGNARDLVRAGEGADALVCLGDLVLFLDYADHTRGIFPDLFGAANADRIVELRTARRFAEAREFGARLWAEAGGDRAALIEGAVRKQYAEMFAAFPTPTYATYGNVDMPPLWREYAGPGTTVLDGERVEIGGRVFGFVGGGLRTPMRTPYEIGDEEYAAKIEAVGEVDVLCTHIPPEVPELVYDTVARRFERGSRALLDAIRRTRPRYALFGHVHQPLVRRMRIGATECVNVGHFASTGRPWALEW